GAAGAATTTAAGTTGAATAATTTTTTCTAATTAAAAAGAGAGTAAATGAATTCAAAAATATGTTAATTACAGTTTTTGTGATATAACTTTAGTATTTAATTGGTAGTTTGTTTTTTGTGGAAATCTAATGCATTTAAAGCAAATCGTGAATAAGCAGCAGCAGGACCACCGCCCATTTCTATAGCTACATCTATAGTTTCAAATATCTCTTCATCGGATGCACCAGCCAAATAGGCTTGCTGAACATGCCATTCAATGCAGGGTTCACACCTAATAACGATGGAAATAGATAGTGCCATGAGTTCCTTATGTTTTTTTGAGATATTGCCCTCTTCAAAAGCTTTTTTTTCTAATTCAGTGAAGGAGTCATAAACATTTGAATTTTTTGAAAATCTAGGTTTTAACTGCTTTCTGTTGATTGTACTTTGAATAATTTTATCTTCATCAAATTTCATAGTTTTTCCTCTTATAAATAGTAAAAAAGAAGTGGGGAGTTTTATCTTTTAAATCAGACCACTGAAAAACCGCCATCTACAAAAATTGTCTGTCCTGTTATATATGAAGATGCTTCTGATGACAGGAATATGATCGGCCCGTTTAATTCTCCTTTTTTAGCCGGACGATTGAGAGGTACGACATTGCTGTATCTTTCCAGGAATTCTTCGGATTTGAAAAGAGTATTTGATGTCATTTCGGATTCAAAAAGAGCGGGAGCAACAGCATTTACAGTAATTCCATATTTTCCATATGAACATGCCATACCCATGGTTAAACCACGAACAGCTGCTTTTGATGCATTGTAAACGTGTCGTATGAACATTTCGCTTTTATCACCGGCAATGGAGTTGATGGAACTTGTGTTCACGATTTTTCCATAGTTATTTTTCATCATGTGTGGAAGGACATATTTTGAAACCAGGAAGATACCCTTTACATTTACATCCATTCCTTTATCCCAGTCTTCAACACTTAAACTATGGACGCCGCCACGAACTGCAATACCTGCATTGTTTAAGAGGATATCTATCTTTCCAAAATATTTAATTACTTCATCAATTGCATTTTCAACGCTTTCCTCATCGGCAACGTCACATTGAACCGCGAGAGCTTTCACACCTGCTGATTCGATTTCTTCTGCCAGAGACTCTAATCTTTCTTTTCTCCTTGCTAAAAGGGCCACATCAGCACCTTCTTGTGCGTATGCCCTTGCTGCGTCTGCTCCAAGACCACCTGAAGCACCTGTAACAACTGCCACTTTTCCTTTTAAGTCGAAATAGTTTTTCATTTCATTTCCTCCGAATAGGTATGCTAAATTCATACACAGAAGTAATTATTTATTTGTTATAGTTATAATTAACTGATAAATTAGAAAAGAAATTAAAATTGCATTAATATATTAAAATTACATTACAATATGGTGTAATTTTAAATAAAATAGAATATTTTATGTAATATTTTCATTATTTAATCATAAAAAGTTTAAAATTGTAAAATAAATTTTTCAAATAGTAAACAAATATAACTGGCTATAGTTATTCAGTTAATATTTTACCGCTGCTGAATAAACATTGATATCCATTTCTTCGGCTAAAATATCTTCTGTAGCTGTACCAAATACTTTGAAATGTTCCGTTTGCATATGCGACTGTAAAAGTTCAAAATTTTCCCATTGTTCAAGCACTAATAAAATATTCTCATTTTCAGTGCTCGCATATAAATTGTAACTGATACATCCTGGGTCTAAACGACTTGATGTGATTAAATCCTGTGCTTTTGCAATAATATTGTCTCTTTTCCCTGATTTGGCTGTTATTTTAGCAGTTACCATGATCATGTTCTCATCTCCTTTAAAGAATTTTCTCTATTCGATGTTTTGAACATCAATTGTTAATTGTAACAATATTATAATATATAAACATAGCGAATGCTCTCTTTGTAATTAATATCTAAAATATGTGTTTCAATCTTGTTGACAATAAGATAAAACGTTTATTAAAAGGCTTATAGAGAATTAAAAAGAGATTTATGTATTTTTAAGTTAGCTATTTTTTTATGAAATTCCACATCTGGTCTATATTTGATTCCATTCTTTTTTCAAGGGGCATTTCAGGCATTCCTATCCACATCAGGACTGTTCCAACCATAATCGTTTGAATATTTAATGAAAGTTCCGTGGAGTCAATATTTTCTCTTATTAAGCCTTGGGCTATTCCATCATCTATTACTTCCTTGATGAACTCATGGAGATCATAATAAAATTCTGTGTAGTGTTTGCTTATGATATCATACTTCTGAACGCCTTCAAAAAGCAGCAGGTGTAAAGTCCTGTAATCTATTTTCTCAGCACTTCCACATAGCTGTGTAGTTTCGTTGATGGTTGAATCATCTCCAACGATTAAAAGTATCACAGCTTTTAATTTTTCTTTAGGCGTGCCCTTGAATTTCCTCATCTGGCCTATAATTGAGCTGAAATAATTGAATATGTATTTGTTAATTACTTCCACAAGTAGAGTATCTTTGCTGTTGAAGTGATAGTAGAACCCGCCGGTGGTTATGTCTGATTCTCTTATAATTTCATTTAAAGAAACATCAGCAAATCCTTTTTCTAGAAATAGCTTAAAAGCGGTTTCCATGATTCTAACTTTTGTATCCATGTATGTCCTTCTTTTCAATTTATTGTTAAAATATTTGGCACTGCAATGGGTCTACATAATGTGCTGTTAAACTTAATAACATTATAGAGTAACATTGACCATATTAATATATTTTCCTTTTTCAATGTTTACATTATACGGTTTTTTTATTAGTTACATGCAGTATAAAAGCATATATAACATTTATGCTACTTTTTAATACACTATAACCTTCTTATAAAGTTTAACAGGTGTAATGGAATTTTCATTCACTAAAAAGACATATATTTCAGTTTTAGGGGTGTATATCTTAATTATTTTCTATAAATATTCTATAGACGCTCTGTTCAATCTATTTAAAGAGAGAACGCTCTCTACAAATATAAATGATTAATCGTTACAGACCAAGTATTCGGTATGTTTATATATCATAACTCACAATCCTTACTCAAGAGTTAAACGAGGTGAACAAAATGAAAGGATTTGCTATGTTAAAAATAGGAGAGACTGGATGGATAGAAAAAGATAGGCCAAAATGTGGTCCAAGGGATGCTATTGTTAGGCCAACATGTCTAGCACCATGTACTTCTGATGTTCACACTGTCTGGGAAGGCGCAATAGGTGATAGACACAACATGATTTTAGGACATGAAGCTGTGGGGATAGTAGATGAAGTGGGAACTGAAGTCAAAGACTTCAAACCGGGTGATAGGGTAATTGTACCGGCTATAACTCCTGACTGGGATTCAGAAGCTGTGCAGCGCGGTTTCCCTTCACAAACCGGGGGAGCATGTGGAGGTTGGAAATATTCTAACTTCAAAGACGGCGTATTCGGTGAATTTTTCCACGTTAACCTTGCAGACAACAACCTGGCACATTTACCAGAAGGAATGTCTCAGGAAGCTGCTGTTATGATCACAGATATGATGAGTACTGGTTTCATGGGAGCTGAAAATGCTGGAATTGAACTTGGAAGTACGGTAGCTGTTCTTGGTATTGGTGCAGTTGGGCTTTGCGGTATAGCCGGTGCAAAACTAAGGGGTGCTGGAAGAATATTTGCAGTTGGTACTAGGCCTGTATCTGTTGAAGTAGCTAAAAAATACGGTGCTACAGATATAATCAGCTACAGAGATGGAGATACTGCAGAACAGATTCTTGATGCAACCGATGGAGAAGGTGTTGATGCAGTAATCATATCTGGTGGTGGCCCAGATATTCTAATAGATGCATGTAAAATGGCCAAAGCAGGATCAAAAATTTCCAACAACAACTACTTCGGTAAAGGAGAAGGAGAAAAAGATACTCTGCCACTATGCCGTGTAGGCTGGGGATTCGGTATGGCAGACAAAGACATAATCACAGGTCTTTGCCCTGGTGGAAGAGTTAGAATGGAAAGACTAGCGGATATTGTAACATACGGACGTATGGACCCTGAGTTACTGGTAACCCATAAATTTAAGGGCTTCGATAAAATAGAAGAGGCTCTCCTTCTGATGAAAGAGAAACCTAGGGACTTAATTAAACCAGTTGTCCTTCTAGAATAGATGCCATTTCAATTTTTTCTTTTTAATTTTAAAATTAAACAGGTGATAAAATGAAAATAGCAATAATTGGTGGAACAGGTGGACAGGGATTAGGAATCGCCATACGCTTTGTGCAAGCTGGAGAAGATGTTATAATAGGTTCAAGGACAATTGAAAAAGCTCAAGCAGCTGTAGACAAACTAAAAGGTCTTTTGGGCGATGTTGCCAATGTTAAAGCAGCTGAAAATGCTGATGCTGCCGCAGAAGCGGAATTATTAGTTTTAACAGTGCCTTTAGCTGCTCAAAAATCAACTTTGCTCTCTATTAAAGAAGGTGCAAAAGGTAAAATATTAATGGATGCTACAGGACCTTTAGAATCAGCTATAGGTGGGTCTCCCATTGAATATGTTGCTTTATGGGATGGTGCAGCGGCAGAAAGATCTGCTAAAATCCTAAAAGACAGCAATGTGATATGTGCTTTTAACAATATCAGTTCTGCAGCTTTAATGAACTTTAAAGAACCAATTGACTGTGACTGCCTTATTTCGGGTGATGATGCAAATTCTAAGATAGTTGCTGCTGAACTAATTGAAAAAATCCCTGGTGTAAATGTCATTGATTGTGGACCGCTGGAAAGAGCTAAAATCATAGAAAAAATTACTCCTCTCCTGATTGGTTTAAACATACGAAATAAAACCCAGTTTGGAGGAATAAGGATCACTGGTTTACCTGCAAAATAGGATAAAAATTACTACTTCACCAAAAGGGGGATAAAAATGAAATTGGAGAATAAAGTAGTACTTGTAAACGGTGGGAGTTCAGGGATAAGAAAGGAGATTGCCAGACTTTTTGCAAAAGAGGGCGCTTCAGTTGTTGTGGTTGCAGGAGCAAACGAAAAACTGGAAGGTACCATTGACCAGATGGAAGGCAACCACAAGATCGTATCTGTTCCTGCAAGCGATAACAGTGAAGATGATATCCAGAATGCAATCAATGCTGCTGTAAAGGAATTTGGGAAATTGGATATAGTACTTAATTGTGCAGGGATAGCAGATATAATAACTCCAGTTTTGGATATGGGGGAGGGAATTTGGGAAATAGATCTCAGTGTAGATTTAACAGGAGCTATTTAAAACAAATTTGACCATAATTAACGTTAAAAAAGTAAACAGGGCATCTATTAATTTCGTTCAATACCACCTCCGATGCCCTATTTTTTTTAATCAACTGGAAAATCAAGATCTAGAATGGAATATTAAAGAAATAGAGGGCCATATAATGCTTTAATAGCATAATTACTGGGAAAACTAATTTTATTGATATAATTTAAAGTGATTTTATGTTAAGCGATCTGCAGGAAATCGAGTGGCTTAAAAAGGAAAAAAATGCAATAATATTAGCTCACAATTATCAAACTGGTGATATACAGGAAATTGCAGATTTTGTAGGAGATTCACTTGAACTCTGTATAAAAGCATCAGAAATAGATGGATCTGATATTGTAGTCTTCTGCGGGGTCGATTTCATGGCAGAAACAGCAGCAATACTAAACCCCGACAAAAAAATATTGATTCCAGATACTCAAGCAAAATGTCCAATGGCATGCATGCTTAATGCAAAAGATGTTAAAAAGTTTAAAAAAATGTATCCTGATACAGCTGCAGTTCTTTATGTTAATACACTGGCTGAAGCTAAAGCGGAGGCTGAAATTTTATGTACTTCTTCAAATGCAGTTAAAGTAGTGGAAAGCATTCCTCAAGAAAAAATACTCTTTGGTCCAGATAGAAACCTGGCATGGTACGTCTCTAAAAAAGTAAATAAAGAGATTATACCTATGCCTGCACAGGGATACTGTTACGTCCATAAATTGTTTGATTTGGGGGATTTACATTTTTTAAGAAGTAAATATCATGATGCAGAGATACTGGTCCATCCAGAATGCGATCCTGAAGTGCAAAATTTTGCAGATAATGTTTTAAGCACAGGAGGTATGATGCGCCACGTAGCCAGATCACCTAAAGAAACATTCATTATAGGTACTGAGGTGGACATGGTAACCCGCTTAAAACGAGAAAATCCTGATAAAACATTCATTCCTGCATTAAGTGGTGCAATTTGTGAGAATATGAAGTTATATACAGTTAAAAATGTTAGAAACTGTCTTTTAAATGAAAAATTTGAAGTTAAAGTTGATGATAATACGGCAGAGAAGGCAAAAGTGGCAATTAAGAGGATGATTGAAGTTTCTAAAAATTAAAGTGGATGAAGGTGCACCAAAATGAATGAAACATCTCTCAACGAGGTCTTAGAAATAGAAAAAAATGAAAATTTATATCTAGAATCTAATTTAGGAGATTTAACTAAGGACTATCCTCATGATGTTATGGTTGTTGGGATTATCGGATGCGGTGCTATAGCAGGTATAATAACTGATTTGGCTGCAAATGGGAAGTTGGGCGCTGATTTAAAATTTTTTTATGACATGGATATGAAAAGGGCTGAAAACATGGCATCTAAAGTAGATGGAGTCACAGTCCCTGATGTAAATGATATGGTAGACCATGTGGATCTGGTAATTGAAGCTGCATCTCAGGAGGCAGTGATAAAAGTTGTTCCACAAATCCTTAAGAATGGAAAAGATGTTATTATAATGAGCATGGGGGCTCTAATAGATCCAGATTTTAGAAATTATTTGGGAAGGATAGCTGAGGAAAACAATTCCCGAATATATGCACCTTCGGGGGCTGTTGTTGGTTTAGATGGTATTAAAGCAGCTTCTATTGGGGAGATCAATGAAGTGAATTTGGTTACCCGTAAATCTCCTGAATCACTGGGGATCTCAGTAGATACTGAAACAGTGTTATATGAGGGTAAAGCTGGTGATGCAGTACGTAAATTCCCTGCAAATATTAACGTGGCCGCTGCATTGAGCATTGCATATGGTAAAGAAGTGGATGTGAAAATCATAGCTGACCCTAATGTGAGCCGCAACTGTCATGAAGTCTGTGTTGCAGGTGATTTTGGCGAGTTTCGAACCATTACAGAAAATGAGACCTGTGTTACAAACCCAAAAACAAGTGTTTTAGCTGCATATTCTGCAGTTAAACTAATTAAAAGCCTAAATGAAAAGCTGAATATCGGAATATAGGCTAATTCATAGTTTTAAATACTTATTTTAACATATTAACTTATAATGGATTTTTAAGCAGGCATATAGTGGATATAATGCTTTTTTTAATTTGTTTATTTTTATTGGGGATGGAATCTTATTTCAGGTAGTCTTTCAAAATCTCATGGGATTCCATAAGTTTAAATAATTGATTGGATGATTTTCATGTAATATTATAATAAACTAAAAAAAAATAGTTGATTTGGAGCATCAATTGACAATATTATTACATTATAAGTAATTTGATGTGAAAAAAAATGTTGTTATATTACATGGATGTATCAGAACTTGACTTTAACAGAATAAAGAGTTCTGTATCAAAGACAAGAATAAAAAAATCCAGCAGATATTTCCATAAAAAAGATAGAAATTTGTCTGTCGGGGTGGAAGTCCTGTTAAACCATGCTTTAGATAAAATTGGCATTAGTAATCCCATATTTGATACAGGCGAATATGGTAAGCCCTATTTGAAAAATTATTCAGATATACATTTTAATCTTTCACATTCTGAAAAATATGTGGCATGTGCAGTTTCTGATTCTCCAGTTGGTGTTGACATTGAATACGTTCAGGATATTGATTTGAGTCTAGCGAAATATTTTTTTTATGGCACTGAATATGGGTATATTTTAAATAATAACAACCAAAAGAAAGCTTTTTTTGAATTATGGGTATTAAAAGAGAGTTATATGAAAATGACAGGCTTAGGATTTAGGCTTGCCCTTGACGAATTTTGCATACAAGTTAGTGATCAAATAGAACTCATACACAGGAAAAATACTGGTAATTTTGGACTTTGGAACATTTGTGGAGGTGATTATATGCTGGGTGTATGCTCACAAAGCAGAATCACTGAACCTGTTCTAATAAATTTACAGGATATTGAAAATGTAATAGGAGATTAATAAGACTGATGGAGTGGATATTTATGGACTGCTTTGATTTGTCAAATGCACAAAAAAGGACTATTATAACTGAAATTAGTAAACCGGGTAATGAGGCATATATTCTTTCATTTAAATCTAGATTCTCATTGGAAGATGAATACCATCTTAAAAAAGCTTTAGGTATTTTAATAAGCGGAAATCTTCATTTACGTATTAAAAAGGACGAAAATATGAATTTCAGGCAGTACTGTGCCTCTGAAGAAGATGGTTTATTTTCATACGTGGACATGTCAAATAAAAGTGAAGAAGAAATTAACGCGTTTATCAATAAATTTGCGCAGGAACCATTTAAAGAAATTTTTGACACACCACTCTACCAGTTTACACTCCTAAAAACGAAAAAAGAATTCTTTGTACTGGGTCGTACCCACCATATCATCATGGATGGAAGTTCTGTAGGTATTTTTACCAAAAACCTTGAAGATTGTGTCACAGCTTTGAAAAAAGGAGAAGAATATCAGCCGTCTAATGTTTCATACGAAGAGTACGTTAAAAAGGAAAAAGAATATCTCTCAAGCGAACAGGCAAAAGAAGACGAAGAATTCTGGCTCTCAAACCTGGATGGATATTCAAAAGATTGGTATTCATCAGATGATCTCGGTATCAACAGGAATTATTTTTATTTAGATCCACAATTGACAGAAAAATTAAAAGAATTATCGGTAGTTGACGGTGTAAGGATATCCCCATTTGTACTTGCGTTATCTGCTGTATCGTTATACTTTGCAAAAAGCACATGCAGCGGGGAAATGGTCTGGAACAGCGTATACCACGGTAGAGATTTTGGAGAAGAAATACATGGTATGCTAGGCATGTTTGTAAATATGATGCCCCTTAAACTGGATTATAACAAAAACAGGACGTTTAAAGAGGTTTTATTGTACACAAAATCTGTCCTTAAAAACGGATTGACACATGGAAAATTATCTTTCAATATGTACGGCCCAAAATTACAGCAAAAGGGTATAGATCCTGCAATGTTATCTATGTATTCTATGGTGTCGAATTCAACTGATTCAAATGTGGAATATTTATTTAATAATTCTAAAAGTGAATTTCCTTTTCATATCCGTGTAAACCCTTCCCTAAAGGATAAAGATGGTTTGCAGCTTTTGGAAATAGAATATAATAAAGACTGCTTTTCTGATATTCAAATCGTGCATATGGTAGAAAATATAATGGCTCTGCTTTATGACATCTCAGATAATCCAGATAAGACTTGCGGTGAATTTGAAATAGAAACAAGCGAATTCTATGGAGCTGAAAAGTATTTTAAAGATATGGTGCAAACCAGTGATGGTGCAACCGCTATATCATCTGATATCAATGGTAAAGAAGAAGATGGATCTTTAAAAGAAAGCTTCCTCCTGCTAAATAAGTCAAATATTGAAGAATTTTGTATAAATAATGGAATCAGCTCTAACAGCCTGTTTTTATCAGCTACTTTACTTGCTTTGGGGAAATTTGTATTCAGTAAAGATATCCTGATTTCTATTGTTTCTAATTACCTCAATATAGGCCAGGAACTGCCTTTTGCTGTAAATATTGATACAGACAAAACTGTAAAGGATTACTTAAAAGATATACAAAAATCCCTTCTTGAAGTTGTAAAATATGATTATTATCCCTTTACAAGGATTTCAAGCAAAAATTATATCCTACCTGAATTTTTATATGTATTTGGACTGGCAGGCAGTATAAACGAGGGAAATTTAGAACTGCCTAAACTGACAGTTTCTATTGAAGATAACCCCAATGAATTTAAAATAATTTCTCACTACAACGATGCTCTTTACAGTGAAGATATAATTGGAACGTTCATAGAGAGCGTTAAAGTCCTTGTAATGAAGCTAACACAAAATCCAAATGCATTGCTTAAAGATATTTCTATTTTACCCGAAGATGAAAAAGAAGAGCACTTCAGGATAAACAGGGTTGAAGAACCATTACTAAATAAACTCTTTGAAAAACAGGTAGAAGAAAGCAGGGATGAAATAGCTTTAATTGCTGAAGACGGAGAATTTACTTATGATGAATTAAACAGAAAAGCTAACCGCATAGCAAACGCATTGATTAAGCGGGGGGTAGAAGTTGAAGATAGAATAATGTTCATATTAAAGCGTGACAGCCGTATTATTGCTTCTATGCTTGGTATTGTTAAAGCGGGTTGTGCTTTTATCCCTGTTGACCCGGAATACCCTGAAGAAAGAATAAATCAGGTTCTGGAAGATAGTGATGCAAAATATATTATAACTAAAGAAAACTTGCCTAACGCACTGGATGTGGATGAATTACTTTTAGAAGAAAATGAAGAAAATCCAGATCCTGAATTAACCCCTGAGAATCTATGTTATTTAATTTATACTTCTGGTTCTACAGGAAAACCTAAAGGCGTAATGCTAACTCATGGAGGTATCACTAATTATGTTTCTCCAGACCCGCAGAATATTCCTATCCATGCTCTTGTGACCAAAGCAAGTAAAATGATATCTATATCAACTGTATCATTTATAGTATTCCTGCGTGAGACCTTCGCAACAATTATGAACGGGATGCCTGTTGTACTTGCAAATGAGGAGCAGGCAATAAACCCTATAGAACTTTCAAAATTATTTAAAGAAACAGGGGCAGATGCATTTGGCGGAACACCGACCAGGCTATTGCAGTACTTAGAACTTGATGAAATACAGAAAACAGTGTCTAAATGTAATGTTATAATTGTAGGGGGTGAAACATTCCCTCCACAGCTTTACAACGTACTTTCAAAATACACCGACGCTGAAATTTACAATTCCTACGGCCCAACTGAAATTACAATTGCATCACACGGAAAACTCATAACCAGCGACGATATATCCGCTGGTGAAACTCTTTTGAACGTCATTGATAAAATTATGGACATTGATGCGAATCCTTTGCCTTATAATGTTGTGGGTGAATTATATGTGGCTGGTGCAGGAGTTGCCAGAGGTTACTGGAATAATGAGGGACTCACTAAAGAGAGATTTGTCATGCACAACGGCCTCCGCTATTACAACACTGGAGACCTGGCAAAAAGGGACAGCACTGGGGAATTATACGTTTTAGGCAGAATGGATAACCAGATTAAGCTTAGAGGTTTAAGGATTGAGCTCGGTGAGATTGAAAATGTAATTAGGGAATGCAATGGGATTAAAGCCGCATTTGCGCTGGTCAAGACCGTACATGACAGTGAACATTTATGTGCCTACTTTACCGAGGATCAGGAAGTTGATGTCAGTGATTTAAGGAATACACTCGTGAACAAACTGCCGGCTTACATGGTTCCATCTTATTTTGTTCGAATGGACAGCTTCCCTATGACTCCTAATGGGAAAACCGATTTAAAGAACTTCCCCGATCCTGAAGAAGATCATTCGGGGCTTGATGAGGTCATACCCCCTGAAACTGATTTAGAAAAGGACATTTTTGATATGTGCTCAGAAATTCTGGATACAACTGATTTTGGTGTAATAACTGATTTGTTCCAGTTAGGCCTTACTTCATTATCTGTTCTTAAGTTAGTGGCCAAAATTTCACAGAAATTTGGAGTTACAGTAAACGTAACCAATATAATGAGGGCTAAAACTATACGTGAGATAGCAAAGGAAGTTTCATCCTCATCAGCTGTTGAAGAGAAACACTACCAGAAACATGAATTTTATCCATTAACCCATAACCAGTTGGGTGTATACTTCGACTGTGCTAAAAATCCTGAAAAATTAACCTACAACCTGCCTAAATGCATACGTTTTGGGGATGATATCGACCCTGAAAAGCTAAAAACTGCTTTATTAGACATCATTGAGAAACACCCCTACCTCAAAACAAGGTTTGTTATGAAGGACGGTGAAATCTATCAGGAACGGCGTGATGACCTTGATGTGGATATAAAAATTCATGAAGGAACAGTTGATGATAAAATTAAAAATGGATTTATAAAGCCGTTTTCTTTGTATGATGGGCATTTATTCAGGTTTGAAATTTACAAGAATTCTGAAGAGGTTTGCCTGCTGGCTGATTTCCACCACATAATTGTGGATGGGACTGCTTTAAATATTTTATTTAATGAGCTTGGAATAATCTACGACGGCGGTGTCGTGGATGAAGAGAAATATGATGGGTTTGATCTGTGTTTAGAGGAACTTGAAGTAGAAAAAAGCCAGTTATACATGGATGCAGAGTCTTATTTCGAAAATAAGATAGTTGAGTTTGACAGTGCAACAGTTATTTCTCCAGACCGCAGTGGAAAAGAGGAAGAAGGCCAGATGGGAGAAATCAGTGTTCATGTAGATAAATCACAGGTTGAAAAATTCTGTAAAGACAATGCAATTACTCCTAACAATCTATTTTTAGCGGCAACAGTATTTACACTCAGTAAATTTGTTTATAACAAAGATATTTTAATTTCCACCATTTCAAACGGTAGAAGTAACCCTCAGTTCCAAAATTGTGTCGCAATGATGGTAAAAACATTACCTATTGCATTAAATATAAACAGTGACTTA
This window of the Methanobacterium veterum genome carries:
- a CDS encoding carboxymuconolactone decarboxylase family protein, which codes for MKFDEDKIIQSTINRKQLKPRFSKNSNVYDSFTELEKKAFEEGNISKKHKELMALSISIVIRCEPCIEWHVQQAYLAGASDEEIFETIDVAIEMGGGPAAAYSRFALNALDFHKKQTTN
- a CDS encoding SDR family NAD(P)-dependent oxidoreductase, with translation MKNYFDLKGKVAVVTGASGGLGADAARAYAQEGADVALLARRKERLESLAEEIESAGVKALAVQCDVADEESVENAIDEVIKYFGKIDILLNNAGIAVRGGVHSLSVEDWDKGMDVNVKGIFLVSKYVLPHMMKNNYGKIVNTSSINSIAGDKSEMFIRHVYNASKAAVRGLTMGMACSYGKYGITVNAVAPALFESEMTSNTLFKSEEFLERYSNVVPLNRPAKKGELNGPIIFLSSEASSYITGQTIFVDGGFSVV
- a CDS encoding putative quinol monooxygenase gives rise to the protein MIMVTAKITAKSGKRDNIIAKAQDLITSSRLDPGCISYNLYASTENENILLVLEQWENFELLQSHMQTEHFKVFGTATEDILAEEMDINVYSAAVKY
- a CDS encoding TetR/AcrR family transcriptional regulator — translated: MDTKVRIMETAFKLFLEKGFADVSLNEIIRESDITTGGFYYHFNSKDTLLVEVINKYIFNYFSSIIGQMRKFKGTPKEKLKAVILLIVGDDSTINETTQLCGSAEKIDYRTLHLLLFEGVQKYDIISKHYTEFYYDLHEFIKEVIDDGIAQGLIRENIDSTELSLNIQTIMVGTVLMWIGMPEMPLEKRMESNIDQMWNFIKK
- a CDS encoding NAD(P)-dependent alcohol dehydrogenase produces the protein MNKMKGFAMLKIGETGWIEKDRPKCGPRDAIVRPTCLAPCTSDVHTVWEGAIGDRHNMILGHEAVGIVDEVGTEVKDFKPGDRVIVPAITPDWDSEAVQRGFPSQTGGACGGWKYSNFKDGVFGEFFHVNLADNNLAHLPEGMSQEAAVMITDMMSTGFMGAENAGIELGSTVAVLGIGAVGLCGIAGAKLRGAGRIFAVGTRPVSVEVAKKYGATDIISYRDGDTAEQILDATDGEGVDAVIISGGGPDILIDACKMAKAGSKISNNNYFGKGEGEKDTLPLCRVGWGFGMADKDIITGLCPGGRVRMERLADIVTYGRMDPELLVTHKFKGFDKIEEALLLMKEKPRDLIKPVVLLE
- the npdG gene encoding NADPH-dependent F420 reductase, whose translation is MKIAIIGGTGGQGLGIAIRFVQAGEDVIIGSRTIEKAQAAVDKLKGLLGDVANVKAAENADAAAEAELLVLTVPLAAQKSTLLSIKEGAKGKILMDATGPLESAIGGSPIEYVALWDGAAAERSAKILKDSNVICAFNNISSAALMNFKEPIDCDCLISGDDANSKIVAAELIEKIPGVNVIDCGPLERAKIIEKITPLLIGLNIRNKTQFGGIRITGLPAK
- a CDS encoding SDR family NAD(P)-dependent oxidoreductase, with translation MKLENKVVLVNGGSSGIRKEIARLFAKEGASVVVVAGANEKLEGTIDQMEGNHKIVSVPASDNSEDDIQNAINAAVKEFGKLDIVLNCAGIADIITPVLDMGEGIWEIDLSVDLTGAI
- the nadA gene encoding quinolinate synthase NadA: MLSDLQEIEWLKKEKNAIILAHNYQTGDIQEIADFVGDSLELCIKASEIDGSDIVVFCGVDFMAETAAILNPDKKILIPDTQAKCPMACMLNAKDVKKFKKMYPDTAAVLYVNTLAEAKAEAEILCTSSNAVKVVESIPQEKILFGPDRNLAWYVSKKVNKEIIPMPAQGYCYVHKLFDLGDLHFLRSKYHDAEILVHPECDPEVQNFADNVLSTGGMMRHVARSPKETFIIGTEVDMVTRLKRENPDKTFIPALSGAICENMKLYTVKNVRNCLLNEKFEVKVDDNTAEKAKVAIKRMIEVSKN
- a CDS encoding aspartate dehydrogenase; the protein is MVVGIIGCGAIAGIITDLAANGKLGADLKFFYDMDMKRAENMASKVDGVTVPDVNDMVDHVDLVIEAASQEAVIKVVPQILKNGKDVIIMSMGALIDPDFRNYLGRIAEENNSRIYAPSGAVVGLDGIKAASIGEINEVNLVTRKSPESLGISVDTETVLYEGKAGDAVRKFPANINVAAALSIAYGKEVDVKIIADPNVSRNCHEVCVAGDFGEFRTITENETCVTNPKTSVLAAYSAVKLIKSLNEKLNIGI
- a CDS encoding 4'-phosphopantetheinyl transferase family protein gives rise to the protein MLLYYMDVSELDFNRIKSSVSKTRIKKSSRYFHKKDRNLSVGVEVLLNHALDKIGISNPIFDTGEYGKPYLKNYSDIHFNLSHSEKYVACAVSDSPVGVDIEYVQDIDLSLAKYFFYGTEYGYILNNNNQKKAFFELWVLKESYMKMTGLGFRLALDEFCIQVSDQIELIHRKNTGNFGLWNICGGDYMLGVCSQSRITEPVLINLQDIENVIGD